In the Actinomycetota bacterium genome, GGCAGCAGCGCCGACCGGGCCGAGCGGAACAGCGGGCCGAACGCCGCGCTGGCCAGCGCGATCACGTAGATCTGCCACAGCGTGGTGGTGAACGGCAGCACCGCCACCAGCCCCGCCCGCGCCAGGTTGCTCACCACCATCACCGCACGGCGGTCCAGCCGGTCGGCCAGTAGGCCCGCCAGAGGGCCGATGGTGAACCAGGGAACCGACCGGAGCCCCAGGGCCACGCCCACCGCTGCCGGGCTGCCGGTGAGCTTGTTCACGTAGACCGCCAGCGCGATGAACGTGACGAACGACCCCGCGTCGGAGACCCAGTCGGACATCCAGAACGCCCGCAGCTCGCGGTCGCGGAGCACGCCGAAGATCGACGTCACGTGGCGGAGGGGTCGGGCAGGCATGTGATCGATTATCCCCGGCCGGCTCGGGCCTGCCGGCGTGTGCCCGGGAGAGGTCAGGCTCCTCGCGCGATCCGGCGGCCGATGATCATGCGCTGGACCTGGTTCGTCCCCTCCACGATCTGGAGGGCCTTGGCCTCTCGCATGTACCGCTCCACCGGGTATTCCTGCATGTAGCCGTACCCGCCGTGCAGCTGCACCGCGTCGGTGGTGACCCGCATCGCGTTGTCCGAAGCCATGAGCTTGGCCATGGACGCTCCCACCGAGTACTCGCCGCCGGCGTCGCGGACCCGGGCCGCCTCCCGGTACAGCCGCCGCGAGGCCTCGATGCCCGTTGCCATGTCGGCCAGCATGAACTGGAGGGCCTGGTTCTCGATGACCGGCCGGCCGAACTGCTCCCGTTCCCGGGTGAACGCCACCGACGCCTCCAGCGCCGCCTGGGCCAGACCGACCGAGCAGGCCGCGATCCCCAGTCGCCCGCCGTCGAGCGCGGCCAGGGCCACCGTGAACCCGATGCCCTCCTCCCCCACCAGGTTCGCCGCGGGGATCCGGCACCCCTCGAAGAGCAGCTCCCGCATGGGCGAGGAATGCCAGCCCATCTTGTCCTCGACCCTGCCGAACTCGAATCCGTCCCACCCCTTCTCCGCGATGAACGCCGACACCCCCGCCGGGCCCTCTTCGCCCGTCCGGGCCATGACCAGGTACACCTCGGCCTCGCCGGCGTGGCTGATGAAGCGCTTCGACCCCCGCACCACGTAGGCGTCGCCGTCCCGGTCCGCCCGGGTCCGCAGGGACGCGGCGTCCGAGCCCGAGGAGGCCTCGGAGAGCGCGTACGCCCCCAGCCACTCCCC is a window encoding:
- a CDS encoding acyl-CoA dehydrogenase family protein; translated protein: MDRDFGLSEEERELVGTVRRWADDRAAPSAASYEEKKQFPRELFSELGEMGLAGIPYSERYGGGGQSYLLYLAVLEEVARGYLALGVGLSVHHLCSFGIHQFGSDSLKERYLPRLFAGEWLGAYALSEASSGSDAASLRTRADRDGDAYVVRGSKRFISHAGEAEVYLVMARTGEEGPAGVSAFIAEKGWDGFEFGRVEDKMGWHSSPMRELLFEGCRIPAANLVGEEGIGFTVALAALDGGRLGIAACSVGLAQAALEASVAFTREREQFGRPVIENQALQFMLADMATGIEASRRLYREAARVRDAGGEYSVGASMAKLMASDNAMRVTTDAVQLHGGYGYMQEYPVERYMREAKALQIVEGTNQVQRMIIGRRIARGA